The following are encoded together in the Candidatus Omnitrophota bacterium genome:
- a CDS encoding PocR ligand-binding domain-containing protein, whose amino-acid sequence MRFWRASLKDTIDIKEWQNIQDTFSVVTSVGLRTIDERGEPITSVSGESRLCRELIKPSEFKNTICGKCLPTFLGGEQRVNRNLDFVCLPGLHNFVAPLTSDNGKVLGYLILGPMFFITRNPKDEYRPIAEELKIDLDELWSALLEIKVTSFYNAQSLIKLITGVAGVTLKYAYKAIRKEKELEVSSQLNKILNVLLDVAFQISNADVGSIMFFKKSGDILTIQSSKGIPLDIANATKVRLGEGISGMVAQENRPLLIDDDLSDNRIKSRLNRPKLKSAMVLPINSQNRVVGIMNLGVLRSSPVKFDTSNVRLMNKLIDLATVVINPSR is encoded by the coding sequence GTGAGATTCTGGAGAGCTTCATTAAAAGATACCATTGACATTAAAGAGTGGCAGAATATCCAGGATACTTTTTCTGTTGTAACTAGTGTTGGTCTTCGCACTATAGATGAAAGAGGCGAGCCTATCACTTCGGTAAGCGGTGAGTCGCGATTGTGCAGAGAGTTAATCAAACCCTCTGAATTTAAAAATACAATTTGCGGAAAATGCTTGCCTACTTTTTTGGGAGGAGAGCAAAGGGTAAATAGGAATCTGGATTTTGTTTGTCTGCCGGGCTTACATAACTTCGTTGCGCCCTTGACATCGGATAATGGTAAGGTTTTAGGCTATCTTATCTTAGGTCCGATGTTTTTTATTACCCGTAACCCAAAGGATGAGTATAGGCCAATAGCAGAGGAACTAAAGATTGATCTAGATGAACTCTGGAGTGCACTGTTAGAGATAAAGGTTACATCGTTTTATAATGCCCAATCCCTGATTAAATTGATTACTGGTGTTGCCGGAGTTACTTTGAAATACGCTTATAAAGCAATAAGGAAAGAGAAAGAGTTGGAAGTATCATCTCAACTAAATAAGATTTTGAATGTCTTATTAGATGTAGCCTTTCAGATAAGCAATGCAGATGTTGGTTCAATAATGTTTTTCAAAAAGAGTGGAGATATTCTAACTATTCAGTCATCCAAAGGTATACCTCTTGATATCGCAAATGCTACGAAGGTTAGGTTAGGAGAGGGTATTTCCGGTATGGTTGCGCAAGAAAACAGGCCTCTTTTAATAGATGACGATTTGAGCGACAATAGAATAAAATCCCGCCTTAATCGGCCTAAATTAAAATCTGCAATGGTTCTTCCCATAAATTCCCAAAATAGGGTAGTTGGTATTATGAATCTTGGTGTTTTAAGAAGTTCACCTGTAAAATTCGATACCAGTAACGTAAGGTTAATGAACAAACTAATTGATTTGGCGACTGTAGTTATTAACCCCTCCAGATAG
- a CDS encoding sigma-54 dependent transcriptional regulator: MFRPKVDSNGTHILVVDDEPLVMRSLSEVLTLSGYTVSTASNSEDALELLKKYTMDVVITDIKMPKMDGVHLLKNVKIISPDTPVILMTGFGSIENAVEAMKNGAYDYITKPIVDSEVKIIIERIMQQRRLIDENIKLKEELSLTHKERFHDIVGKSLKMQKIYTLVEAIATTRATVLIHGESGTGKHLIAHAIHKYNEKERNKPFVEVSCGALSETLLESELFGHVKGAYTGAIKDRIGRFELADGGSIFLDEIDAFSPALQVKLLRVLQEGELEKVGDTNTIKVDVRVIAATNHNLEELIAQGKFRQDLYYRLNIISIEVPPLRDRREDIEILADEFIKKHSKHLGKKIDGFSRAALAVLSNCPWPGNVRELENVIERAVILSKQTIISPDDFPEYLQKPKLAASVSGDNGDRLKLKQALANPEKDIIVNVLASVGGSRNEAAKILGINRTTLYKKMCKFGLLEANKATDRGRN; encoded by the coding sequence ATGTTTAGACCTAAAGTAGATTCTAACGGAACGCATATCTTAGTTGTTGATGATGAGCCTTTGGTAATGCGCTCACTCAGTGAGGTATTGACCCTCTCAGGCTACACTGTAAGTACTGCCTCTAATAGCGAAGATGCGCTTGAGCTATTGAAGAAATACACTATGGATGTAGTCATTACTGATATCAAGATGCCGAAAATGGACGGTGTCCATCTTTTAAAGAATGTAAAGATCATCTCACCCGATACCCCCGTTATATTAATGACTGGCTTTGGTTCAATTGAAAATGCAGTTGAGGCCATGAAAAACGGTGCGTATGATTATATAACAAAGCCGATAGTGGATAGTGAAGTCAAGATTATCATCGAACGTATAATGCAGCAGCGTAGACTAATTGATGAAAATATAAAATTAAAAGAAGAATTATCCCTTACTCATAAAGAGCGTTTTCACGACATCGTTGGTAAAAGCCTGAAGATGCAAAAGATTTATACGCTCGTTGAGGCGATTGCCACAACAAGGGCTACGGTTTTAATTCATGGTGAAAGCGGAACTGGAAAACATCTGATTGCCCATGCTATTCATAAATACAACGAAAAAGAACGTAATAAGCCATTTGTTGAGGTTAGCTGCGGTGCATTAAGCGAGACATTGCTTGAAAGTGAGCTTTTTGGCCATGTAAAAGGCGCTTATACCGGAGCAATCAAAGATAGGATTGGCCGTTTTGAGCTGGCTGATGGCGGCTCTATATTTTTAGATGAGATTGATGCATTTTCACCTGCGCTTCAGGTGAAGTTACTAAGAGTGTTGCAGGAGGGTGAACTTGAGAAGGTAGGGGATACCAATACAATCAAAGTAGATGTGCGCGTAATCGCTGCCACAAACCATAATCTAGAGGAATTAATAGCCCAGGGCAAATTCCGCCAGGACCTATATTATCGTTTGAATATTATCTCAATTGAGGTTCCGCCTTTACGGGATCGCAGAGAGGATATTGAAATATTGGCTGATGAGTTTATAAAGAAGCATTCAAAGCATCTGGGAAAAAAGATTGATGGCTTTTCCCGGGCAGCACTAGCAGTCCTTTCGAATTGTCCTTGGCCAGGAAACGTCAGAGAGCTTGAGAATGTAATAGAAAGGGCTGTGATTTTAAGCAAACAAACGATAATCTCACCGGATGATTTCCCTGAATACTTGCAGAAGCCTAAGTTGGCAGCTTCAGTTTCCGGGGATAATGGTGATAGATTGAAATTAAAGCAGGCCTTGGCTAATCCAGAGAAAGATATCATAGTCAATGTCCTTGCATCTGTAGGAGGCAGCAGGAACGAAGCAGCAAAGATATTAGGGATTAATAGAACTACACTTTATAAAAAGATGTGCAAGTTCGGTCTGTTAGAGGCGAACAAAGCTACTGATAGGGGTAGAAACTAA